CATTATTTCATATCGTATTAGCTGAGGTATTATACGTGTGCCTGTATATGATTCAATATGGTTTATTTtaggtataaatgtgtgtgtaaatgtgtgttgaCACAAGTCCCCATTAGTGAATAGCTACAGCGCCCCATGCTGACAGAAAAACCGGGGACACATCTACCTAAACCTGAGCACAATCATAGTGTTAGTAGCAAGAGAAGTGCTGCTGGTTTTCTCTATTTTTCTCCCTcgctctccccctctctcttccTTTTTTCATATGGAAATGTGAAATAATAGGGTGATTAAATAGAGCTGTATATTAAAGTACAGCTGACATTAGAATTAGCATAATGTGCTCTCGCCTCGGGCTGCATACTTTATTTGCCATCTGCATCGGACTCCGATCCCCCCGGGAGTGCAGGCGCTGAACACTTCTCAATAAACTCATGCCCGAGTCCTTTCAGCATGGCCACAAATACCATTTCAGGCAGCGGCCATTGATTCTTCTTAATTGTGGGGCAGAAATGAACATTCGCCCCCTTGACGACTTCTGTTGGTTGCCGAGAGGATCCGCTCGTATAATAGCCTATGTTTTACGCACCGGTAGTTAGTGTAGAGAAAgattctctttctcacacacacatagaggAAAAAGACAGTGCCTGGTAAACACAGACGCTGCTTGTTTTCCAGGCCTCCTTTACATGGAGCATTAGTCTTTGAAAGCATCTGTCATAAAACAACAAGAGGAGGGTGGAGgattgtgtctatgtgtgtgtgtatgtgtgtgtgtgtgtgcatatatgtagGCCTTGAGAGACTGGGGAAAAAAACATGGTCATTGTGCTACAGCTTATGCTCTGTCCACTATAATTAAGTCAAAGGCTTTACAGGACAAGGGTAGACTGCAGAGGTAAACAGCTGTTATTCTGAGCACACACATCAGCCACATACTGTAATAGCGTCCATTGGGAATGCTTTTCCCAGCAAacctttaaaatgcatttgttaAGTGCTTGAAAATGCTTTATCTTTTGAAGGTCTTTATACCGTGTAAAGGGCATTAATTGGGCATTTTTTCTCTGGAtagttttaatgacataaatggaCATAACACATAGCATCTGAAAAAGTCGCTTTGTTTAAACTGATCATGACAAtacttctatttgcaaaaggatgCTATAACACTGTTTTCCAATCACTTATGCAGGTTTCAGGGGGTACTTGGAATGGTTTCAGTTTTGCTTCTTTAAAcctaaaaaacagaaataaatatatttagcatgtataaatataaaaaatatattaataaaataaaaattggggGTGGGGGCTGTTAAATCAAAAACAATTAATCTTTATATATAGTTTGATAGGAAGCTACTTGGCGTGTCTGTTTTTCGGTCACAAatgtgattgttttttgtttaaaataatgttcattttaataatattaacattaatGCTAAAATATATCCGCTATACTATGAGTGCAAAGGAACAAAtatttgtttctgtgttttggtgTCAATAAAAGGGTGTTTGATCCTTACTGAAGCGCCTGTGGTGGTACCTAATACAAAAAATTTTGCAAAACAATGTGctattaaaaatgtcacatttcGTAGGttacagttttttgttgttgttaatgcAGCAATTGTGAAATGTACAATTTCATATGTGCCTATCCTGGAATGGCACTACAAATTTTTTACTAATTTACATTTTAGTGTACTTACTATTCAAATTCTTTGATGAAATATTGCATCTTGGTATACCAATAAGATGAAGCTTTAGGCTATTGCTGTATATAATTCCTTGTCTCTGtttctttcaaatgaaaacacaCTCCCCTGTTAAGCTTTGCACTTCGGGAGCATGTAAAGGAATGCTAGAACAGATACTAACCATTCATTCTCCCTGCTCTTTTTGATCCTTCACAATGGCCATGATTGAAATAGACACCCATGAGGGCTTCATAGTCCCAACTCCTTGTTGCCCTGTGTGTGACTGCCGCCTCATTGTTCTCTTGGCACTCTGTCTCTTtcgcacacatacatatacatgaaAACACTCATAAAGGTACACAAAGCACAGTCAGAAATCAAATACCCGGGCAATTACTGCAGCATATGTTTTCCTGCATATCCTAAATTGCTGCATTAGGCCAGAACAGCAAGctttcatttaataaataaatgaaactcaTTTAGGAGTACACAATTACCATTTCGACTTTGTAGATCTGTTTTTTCTACACCAGTGCCCCAGGAGTAAGGCATGAGAGATGGTTTAGCATCTTTTTTCTTTCGTACACATGGCTTGTTTGTGCTGCCATGGTAATGAGTCCCCTTTGCATGGCAGAACCTGTGTAACGGTGAAGTTGTATCATCAGTTAGTTATGTATAGTTAAAGCTCCAGAGCCACACCAAGCACAGAAGCCTCTTTAGTTTTTAGCACATCCTCTAATCAAAATAACTAATACTGTTCACACTGTTTCACACCTAAAGTTTACTTCACTTCACTTCGAAATACAGCAGGGTTCAAAAGTCTTAGTCCGCATTGAAAATCTGGCtttcaaattataatttaaaactgTAAATTAAAAGAATGTCTTAGGATTTTGAACAGCATGACGTAAAATTAATCATTTATAttgaagattctgcactatttaataggtcactaatcaaatgtaggCACATTTGGGATATACCATCATAACTCATTTGTATAAAAGGTCAGATTTTGTTGTTCAATTGAAGACAGTCTTTAGATCTTTCTCAAATCAttttaaatcatgctggaataacatggatcatcaggttttgtgcaaatctgtggagtccatgccagcttgagtgcttAAAACAAAAGGAGGACATAccaaaatactaagaaattctgaaattaatgATTTTTCAAGTTACACTTACATTGTTATGCCAAATATTTTATGAAATTTGTAATGataaaactgtattaaattagaaaatgcaTAATCAAAGTATTTTTAGAACTgcactcagacttttgaaccccattaTATATTAACTTAAGCATATGTTAAGCATATGTTAAATTACATGATCAGAACTGTGGAAGactgaatgtgtatgtatgtatatatatatatatatatatatatatatatatatatatatatatatatatatatatatatatatattccaggaTGTATAACAATGGGATAAAACAAAAACGTAAGAGGAAGTAAGAAAAAAACAATCTTGAGAAATTCTTAATGGAACAGTAAATAATACCCTTAAGCTTTTTTAAATGCCACCGACTTTAACACTCAGACCAGTGCACTTTTTCCTCCCCCACCCCATAGCCTCTTAAATCACAAGCAGTGTTTTCACTCTTTATTTGAAACAATTTATCTTGATGTGTGTTCCCCtccccccaaccccctctctcaTTTTTTTTATCCGTTTCTTTGAAGGGACAAGATTATTTGTTTGATAGTGATGAGAGCCCACTAAATCTCAGTTTAAGTTGTACTTTTCCAATTTGGTGGCATATTACTCTGGCATCCTAGGACAGTCTCAGTGCTTGGAGGCTTTCCCAGTTTAGAGTGGTATCGCCTTGGCATTATGCTTCTAAAATGAGTCAGCTGTTTGTAAAAGCGAAGATTAAAGAAGAACTGAAATAAGGAATGTAGTATTCCCACAGCACCAACCCTTAACAGCGTAGCATAGAAATGCACTTGTCACAGGTCTATTCAGGATGAGCTGCCCTGTTCATTGACAGCATGAAGGGAGAGACATTGCCTATTGCCCAAAGTGTGAGGCAAATTTCAATATAAGTATgtcaaatgaaaaagaaaaaagtttgtaCTTTGAAACATGTAATCATTCCTTGACCCCATGCCATATTTTCCATCAGATTTGCTTTTAGAACAGCTACACCATGTGGGTTAATTCACCAAACTGAAATGTCTAGGAACATTTCTCACAGGGGTTTTTACCTGACACCTATATAATGACTTTCCAATAAAAATCGTTGTTGTTTTTTGCTTGATTTGCAGGTAGAGATGAACCTTCAAGTTACATATGTACGACATGCAAACAGCCCTTTACCAGCGCCTGGTTCCTACTACAGCATGCTCAAAACACACACGGGATCCGCATCTATTTGGAGACTAACCCCTTGAATACCTCCCTGACTCCACGGATCTCCATTCCTCCCCCCATCGGTGCTGAATCCATACCTCAGTCCCCACTGACCAACTTCTTGGGAGACAATAACCCCTTCCACCTCCTACGGATGACTGGGCCCCTACTACGGGAGCCCCCACCAGGCTTCATGGAAAACCGTCTCCCTAATACACCACCCTTTGTTAGCCCCCCTCCACGCCATCACCTAGACCCCCATCGCCTGGAACGCCTTAGTGCAGAGGAAATGGGTTTAATCTCCCAGCATCCCAGTGCCTTTGAGAGAGTGATGCGCATGACACCCATGGCCATCGAGTCCCAATCCATGGATTTCTCCCGACGGCTGAGGGAGCTTGCTGGGAACAACAACTCCACTCCACCACTGTCACCAAGCCGTGCCAACCCTATGCATCGCCTCCTCAATCCCAACCCCTTCCAGCCCAGCCCCAAGTCACCCTTTCTGAGCACCCCTCCGTTGCCACCTATGCCCCCTAATAGCACCACCCCTCCTCAGACACAAGGCAAGACAAAGTCCTGCGAGTTCTGCGGTAAGACTTTCAAGTTTCAGAGTAATTTGGTCGTACATCGGCGAAGCCACACAGGTGAGAAACCCTACAAGTGCCAATTGTGTGACCATGCCTGTTCTCAAGCTAGCAAATTGAAACGCCACATGAAGACCCACATGCATAAGTCTGGCTCCATGACTGGGCGCTCTGACGATGGTCTGTCCATTACCAGCTCACCCGAGCCGGGCACAAGTGATGTCACTGGGGAGGGTATGAAGAACAGGGATGGCGACTTCAGAGGTGAGGGCATGGGGCCCGATaacgaggaggaggaggaagaggaagaagaagaggagcTCGAAAATGAGAGCAGGCCTGAGTCAAACTTCAGCATGGACTCTGAGTTCAGTCGAAACAGGGAAAATGGCTCAAAACCACATTTGGATGAGACGAACCTCTCCTTGGGTAAGATGGTGGAAAATGTGGGGCTCACCTCCATCCAGCAGTACAATAACTTGATAGCTGACAATCGTAAACGGCTTACGTTCTCCAAAAGGATCTCGGAAGGGCAGAGGGACGCAGGCGTCGACGATTCAGTAGTGGGGGAAATGGACCAAGTGGAGCGTGCGACAGTGAATGGAAGGAATTGTGGCTCTGGTGACTCTTTCTCAGGCCTGTTTCCCCGCAAGCCCACTCCCATCACCAGCCCCAGCCTCTCTAACTCCTCGAACAAGAGGATCAAAATAGAGAAGGACTTGGACATACCCCCAGCTCCCCTAATCCCATCTGAAAACGTCTACTCCCAGTGGCTGGTTGGCTACGCGTCATCCCGCCACTTCATCAAAGATCCCTTTCTTGGCTTCACCGATTCCAGACAATCTCCATTTGCCACTTCCTCGGAACACTCCTCCGAAAACGGCAGTCTGCGATTCTCCACACCACCAGGGGACCTGCTGGACGGGGGCCTCTCCGGCCGTAGTGGTACAGCTAGCGGAGGCAGCACCCCGCACCTGGGTGGGGGGCCCGGACCTGGCCGGCCCAGCTCAAAAGAGAGCCGGAGGAGTGACACCTGCGAGTACTGTGG
This Myxocyprinus asiaticus isolate MX2 ecotype Aquarium Trade chromosome 20, UBuf_Myxa_2, whole genome shotgun sequence DNA region includes the following protein-coding sequences:
- the LOC127411562 gene encoding B-cell lymphoma/leukemia 11B-like isoform X1, with translation MSRRKQGNPQHLSQREILTPEAEHVGVGLAVADFHSHPLLDPRMPGHLPPGLGDHDLLTCGQCQLRFPLGDILLFIEHKKKQCQGLTTGHGCYDKMADRHSPSPPRTELRKVVEPVEIGIQVTPEEKDDRLLTPPKGICPKQESGLAGRDEPSSYICTTCKQPFTSAWFLLQHAQNTHGIRIYLETNPLNTSLTPRISIPPPIGAESIPQSPLTNFLGDNNPFHLLRMTGPLLREPPPGFMENRLPNTPPFVSPPPRHHLDPHRLERLSAEEMGLISQHPSAFERVMRMTPMAIESQSMDFSRRLRELAGNNNSTPPLSPSRANPMHRLLNPNPFQPSPKSPFLSTPPLPPMPPNSTTPPQTQGKTKSCEFCGKTFKFQSNLVVHRRSHTGEKPYKCQLCDHACSQASKLKRHMKTHMHKSGSMTGRSDDGLSITSSPEPGTSDVTGEGMKNRDGDFRGEGMGPDNEEEEEEEEEEELENESRPESNFSMDSEFSRNRENGSKPHLDETNLSLGKMVENVGLTSIQQYNNLIADNRKRLTFSKRISEGQRDAGVDDSVVGEMDQVERATVNGRNCGSGDSFSGLFPRKPTPITSPSLSNSSNKRIKIEKDLDIPPAPLIPSENVYSQWLVGYASSRHFIKDPFLGFTDSRQSPFATSSEHSSENGSLRFSTPPGDLLDGGLSGRSGTASGGSTPHLGGGPGPGRPSSKESRRSDTCEYCGKVFKNCSNLTVHRRSHTGERPYKCELCNYACAQSSKLTRHMKTHGQLGKEVYRCDICQMPFSVYSTLEKHMKKWHGEHLMTNEVKIEQAERS
- the LOC127411562 gene encoding B-cell lymphoma/leukemia 11B-like isoform X2, coding for MSRRKQGNPQHLSQREILTPEAEHVGVGLAVADFHSHPLLDPRMPGHLPPGLGDHDLLTCGQCQLRFPLGDILLFIEHKKKQCQGLTTGHGCYDKMADRHSPSPPRTELRKVVEPVEIGIQVTPEEKDDRLLTPPKGICPKQESGLAGRDEPSSYICTTCKQPFTSAWFLLQHAQNTHGIRIYLETNPLNTSLTPRISIPPPIGAESIPQSPLTNFLGDNNPFHLLRMTGPLLREPPPGFMENRLPNTPPFVSPPPRHHLDPHRLERLSAEEMGLISQHPSAFERVMRMTPMAIESQSMDFSRRLRELAGNNNSTPPLSPSRANPMHRLLNPNPFQPSPKSPFLSTPPLPPMPPNSTTPPQTQGKTKSCEFCGKTFKFQSNLVVHRRSHTGEKPYKCQLCDHACSQASKLKRHMKTHMHKSGSMTGRSDDGLSITSSPEPGTSDVTGEGMKNRDGDFRGEGMGPDNEEEEEEEEEEELENESRPESNFSMDSEFSRNRENGSKPHLDETNLSLGKMVENVGLTSIQQYNNLIADNRKRLTFSKRISEGQRDAGVDDSVVGEMDQVERATVNGRNCGSGDSFSGLFPRKPTPITSPSLSNSSNKRIKIEKDLDIPPAPLIPSENVYSQWLVGYASSRHFIKDPFLGFTDSRQSPFATSSEHSSENGSLRFSTPPGDLLDGGLSGRSGTASGGSTPHLGGGPGPGRPSSKESRRSDTCEYCGKVFKNCSNLTVHRRSHTGERPYKCELCNYACAQSSKLTRHMKTHGQLGLPVMCS